The following coding sequences are from one Nymphaea colorata isolate Beijing-Zhang1983 unplaced genomic scaffold, ASM883128v2 scaffold0344, whole genome shotgun sequence window:
- the LOC116244844 gene encoding exonuclease 1 → MLEQGDEAGFKKLVDSIDITPDIAYRLIAELKKKNIEFIVAPYEADAQLAYLNRSGIADFIITEDSDLMAFGAKRMLYKLDFSTMTGSELEVDSIPQQRDVNFNWFTHCMFLTTCILSGCDYLNQIAGIGLKTAQKSIGRVTTFRGFLGEISNKSLIPADYEISFMKAFLTFRFQRVYCPKRKACV, encoded by the coding sequence GGCCGGCTTCAAGAAGCTTGTGGATTCGATCGACATAACGCCAGACATCGCGTATAGGCTCATCGCTGAgctcaagaaaaagaatatcGAGTTTATAGTGGCACCCTACGAGGCAGACGCACAGCTGGCCTACCTCAATCGCAGCGGCATTGCAGATTTCATCATCACTGAGGATAGCGACCTCATGGCCTTTGGCGCAAAGAGGATGCTGTACAAGCTGGACTTTTCGACGATGACTGGGAGCGAATTGGAAGTGGACTCCATCCCGCAGCAGAGGGATGTAAACTTTAACTGGTTTACTCACTGCATGTTCCTCACCACCTGCATCCTCAGCGGTTGCGACTACCTCAACCAAATCGCAGGCATCGGCCTCAAGACAGCCCAGAAATCGATTGGCAGGGTGACTACTTTTCGGGGCTTCCTGGGGGAGATTTCCAACAAATCGCTGATTCCCGCCGACTACGAGATCAGCTTCATGAAGGCGTTCCTGACCTTCCGGTTCCAGCGGGTCTACTGTCCGAAGCGCAAGGCCTGCGTGTAG